TACCTAATCGCGAAGGAAATTCGTGCGCTCACCGACGATGTAATTGATCTCAAAGAGGGGTCGTTATATCCGGCGCTCCATCGGTTGGAAAAAGAGGGGATGATCGAAGGCTTTTGGCAACGGCGCGAAGATGGGGTTGATCGCCGCTACTATCGCATAACAGCGGCTGGTCAGGCTGTCTTAGACGAACGCCGTGCCCAATGGAGTCGATTTAGTGCCGCAGTTTCAAAGGTGGTCTCCGATGCACCGTCCCAATGATAGCTATTTTGCTGAACTCGAACAAGAATTAGCAGCGCTCAGCCTTGCCGAACGTGAAGCGATTTTGCGCGAATTACGCTCGCACTACGACGATGCTGCCGCTGACCCAACCGCCGACGATCAGATTTTACGCTTAGGTTTGCCATTTCAGGCCGATCAATTTGGGCGCAAGCTCAAGCGCATCCATCGCTCGGCCAAACGCGAGGCCGCCAAACATCGCACCATGATGATTATTGCCACCGTGATTGCCAGCATCGCGATTGTGCTTTCGTTTGTCTTTCCATGGTTCGATGGCAATCTCTTGGCCTTCATTCTTGGCGGAACAGCGGCGGTCTGTTCAATTCTCTCAGTTGTAGGGATTTGGCTGCCCAAACAAACCATCGGCCAATGGCTCTTTTGGAGTGGTAGCACCGGCCTAACGTTAATCGGCCTACCATCCGTGATCAGCTTCAGCAGCTTCTATCTCATTTTCGGCCCTTTGTTGTTGTGGACAGGAACCCGACTACAACGGACGTATTAAGCCGCTAACATGGCTGCCCCGTCTCGTCGGGGTTTCTTTAGTGTGCCTAAAATTCAAGGAGTGGATCTGTGTTACACGAACAACAACCCCCTATAACCCCGCTAGTTATCAATGGCCCATGGACCCGCGAAGCCCGCGAGCGTGCGATCGCCGAAGAAGTAAAATTAGCTTATATCGAATATTTTCGCAAAGCCGTTAAAACCCGCAACTGGTTGCCATGGGATGATTTGCCGTTGCGCGAGATGGAACAATATGGTCACATGCTCAGCGAAGATACTGTGACCCTAGTTGAAAGTTTCTTGGGCGTTGAAGATTATGTCGGCGATTATGTCGAGGACACAATCAATATTGTGCACGGCAAGCGTGAACGCCGCAATATTCAATTGCAATGGGGCGCTGAAGAATCTAAGCATGCCGAGGCTTGGGAATTGGTGCTGTTGCACTCAGGTCGCCGCACCAAAGAGCAATTAGAAACCTATCGCGATCAAGTTGCTGAGCATCGCTGGACGATGTATGAAAATCATCCTGGCTTTGACACGCCCTTGGGGGTTGCAGCCTATGCGATGGTTCAAGAACGCGCTACCTATTTTAATTATGAAGAACTACGCAAACGGATTCGCAGCGAGTATGGCTTGCCCGAACAAACCACTGAAGAAGAACGCAAACGTGGCAAGCAAATTGGCGCTGCTGCCGCCTTCAAAATCGTTGGGGTTGATGAAATTGCTCACCACGGCATGTTTCTGCGGGTGATCGATATTTACAAGCGCTATTTGCCTTATGAAACGCTGGATATGGTGTTTCGGGTGCTGAATGGCTTCAACATGCCAGCGCTACATATTTTGCCCAATGCCGAGGAACTGAAAGCCTCATTGGAACGCACCAAACTCTACACGCCACTCAAACATGGTCGTTTTGTGGCCAATCCAGTGCTCGATGCTATGGGCTTCAACAATAAACGTGCCCTCGAACGAGCCGTTCAACAAGCCAAACTGCTGCCAACTGGCCTTGGCCCTGAACACGTTGCAATTGGCCGCGATGGCGAATTCGTGATTTCGATGCAACCAGACGCTGAAATTGAAGCCGCTTAATCATTGCGATTAAACGCCAGAGCGCAGGCAGTAATGATTGCCTGCGCTTGCTATTTAACCCAGCGCTCATCACGCAACAAGAACGAAGAAGAACGTTAAGAATTGGAGATTGATGATTGTTGGGTGTTGGTGTAGGCCGCCAAATCTTGTTCTTCGATCACTGGCATAAAGCGCGTCATCTCGACCATCTTGAAGATTTTTTGATGGTGTGGGCTGACGTGTAAACAAAAGACTTTATAGCCATTCTTGCGAGCAGCGACCACAAACTTCAGTAGCACCGAAATGCCCGCCGAGTTGATAAACGCCACATCAGCAAAATCTAAAACAGTAATTGGTTTCATTTGGGTACAGGCATGCTCGATCGTTGCTGCCGAGACCGCATCGACGCTGTTGGTCAGAATATGCAACAGCACGACATCATCCCACTCTTCTCGTCGAATTACCGCTTGTACATCGCTCATAATAGATCTCCTAGGTTGGTCAACGCGGCCAACTCTGACATGATCATAGTTGAGCAGACGATTTTTGGCAACCAAGCTGCATGAATTTTTGATGACAAATTCCTAAGAACATCAAGCAAAGAACATAGAACATAGAATTGGGGATCAGGGGAGAGATTTAACGCAGAGGCGCAGAGCGATGTGAGGGGTCAGGATTCAGGGATCAGAGGTCAGAGGCTAGAGACCGAAGCATCATCAGATTAATTTGTGATAATCTGGGGCTAAAAAACTGAGCCTTCGTGTGCTTCGTGTGCTTCGTGGTTTCGTTCTTTGTGATCTTCGGGCTCAAATCTGCTCCCTGACACCTAGCCCCTGATCCCGCACCCTTCATACTTGCGATAATGGTACAATAGCAGCGGGCATTCGCCCCTTGCTGATTGTATATACCCAATGGTGCTAACAATCTATGTCCACAATATTGCTTGTAGAAGATGAAGCCCTGCTCGCCGATACGCTCCGTTACAACCTTGAACGCGAAGGCTATACCGTGCTTTCTGCTTCCGATGGAGTGACAGGGCTGGATTTGGCCCGGGCTGAACAGCCCGATTTGCTGATTTTAGATGTGATGTTGCCGAAACTCGATGGCTTTTCAGTCTGTCGAATTTTGCGCCGTGAAACCAATATTCCAATTATGATGCTGACCGCCCGCCAAGATGAAGTTGATCGGATTGCGGGCTTGGAATTGGGCGCTGATGATTATGTAATCAAGCCATTTAGCCTTGGCGAATTGCTGGCCCGCGTGCGGGCGATTTTGCGCCGCACCGACCGCCAACCAACCGGGGTTGAACGCGAATTGCTGACCGCCGCCAATCTTAAGGTCGATACTGGGAGCCGCCGGGTGTTTCGCGATAACAACGAAATTACCCTCGCCCAGAAGGAATTTGACCTGTTGGTGTGTTTGATGCGCAACCGTGGCATGGCGCTCTCCCGCGATTTGCTGCTTGAACGGGTTTGGGGCTACGATTTTCCAGGCGATTCGCGCACGGTCGATGTGCATGTGCGTTGGCTGCGTGAGAAAGTTGAAGTAGATCCCAGCAACCCAATTTATATTCAAACGGTGCGTGGGATTGGCTATCGCTTTAATGATCAACTTAGCCGTAGCGAGCGCAAAAACTAATGACTTGGATTGTGCTGTTGGCGTTGACAACGATCATCGCGTTGCTTTGGGGCTGGCATGGTCAACGCAATCTCCGCCGTGAACTGGCCTATTTACGCAATCGGCCTGTGGTTGCCCCAACCCCACCAGCCGATCCGTTTAATCAGTTGTTTCGCACGCTCAGCGCCGCGCTTGATGCAGGCGTGATTGTCGTCAATGATGGCCGCACCATTCGTTATTGTAACGATGTTGCGGCTAAATTATTTGGGGTCAGTGCCAATGCGGTGGTCAATCATAGCGTGATCACCTTGGTGCGCGATTATCAGGCCGATACGATGATCGAGCAATCGATTCGGCGGCGCGACCCACAGCAAGTAACCTTGCAACCAGTGCTTTCGAATCGTACAATTCGGATTTGGTGTGAGCCATTGCCCGAAAGTGGCGCGTTGATTCTAGCTCGCGATTTGACCCAACTGAGTTTATTAGAACGAGCGCGGCGCGATTTGGTAGCGAATGTTTCGCATGAGTTGCGCACGCCGCTGGCCTCGATCAAACTCTTGGTCGAAACCTTAGCAACCCAACCACCACCTGAGTTAGCCCAACGCATGCTGGGGCAGGTCGATACTGAGCTTGATGCGGTAATGCAGCTGGTCGATGAATTGCACGAACTTTCGCAGATCGAATCGGGTCGCACAGCCTTGCAATTGCAGCCAACTCCAGTCGAAGATATTGTCGAACGCGCCAATAATCGCATTCAGCCGCAAGCCAAGCGCAAAGATCTACGGGTAGCGGTGACAATTGCGCCTGACTTGCCCGAAGTCTATGTTGATCGCGATCGAATTAGCCAAGTGCTGCTCAATTTGTTGCATAATGCAGTTAAATGGACTGATGCTGGCGGTACGATTACGATTGAAGCTGGTTTGCGTTCGCGCAGCGAGCTTGGTCATCATCTTAGCCGCATGCTTGAGCCAAGTAATCGCTGGGTCATTATGGCGATTCACGATACTGGCGCGGGCATTCCGGCTGAGGCGATTCCGCGAATTTTCGAGCGTTTCTATAAAGTTGATCGAGCGCGGACGCGCGGGGTTGGTGGCACAGGTTTGGGTTTGGCCATTGTCAAACACTTGGTCGAAGGCCATGGCGGCGTGGTGTGGGTCGCTAGCAGCGAAGGTCGCGGTAGTACATTTACCGTGGCGCTGCCAGTCGTTGACGATGAATAATTGTGTGGTTTGAGGGAAATCATGACGGGATTAAACATTCAAACATGGGCTGAACAGTTACGTCGGCAAGTTGGACAGGTGGTGGTTGGCAAGCAAACTAGCGTCGATTTATTACTAACAG
This genomic interval from Herpetosiphon gulosus contains the following:
- a CDS encoding ATP-binding protein codes for the protein MTWIVLLALTTIIALLWGWHGQRNLRRELAYLRNRPVVAPTPPADPFNQLFRTLSAALDAGVIVVNDGRTIRYCNDVAAKLFGVSANAVVNHSVITLVRDYQADTMIEQSIRRRDPQQVTLQPVLSNRTIRIWCEPLPESGALILARDLTQLSLLERARRDLVANVSHELRTPLASIKLLVETLATQPPPELAQRMLGQVDTELDAVMQLVDELHELSQIESGRTALQLQPTPVEDIVERANNRIQPQAKRKDLRVAVTIAPDLPEVYVDRDRISQVLLNLLHNAVKWTDAGGTITIEAGLRSRSELGHHLSRMLEPSNRWVIMAIHDTGAGIPAEAIPRIFERFYKVDRARTRGVGGTGLGLAIVKHLVEGHGGVVWVASSEGRGSTFTVALPVVDDE
- a CDS encoding PadR family transcriptional regulator gives rise to the protein MFERELLKGSLGLMLMALVEQGPMYGYLIAKEIRALTDDVIDLKEGSLYPALHRLEKEGMIEGFWQRREDGVDRRYYRITAAGQAVLDERRAQWSRFSAAVSKVVSDAPSQ
- a CDS encoding response regulator transcription factor, whose amino-acid sequence is MSTILLVEDEALLADTLRYNLEREGYTVLSASDGVTGLDLARAEQPDLLILDVMLPKLDGFSVCRILRRETNIPIMMLTARQDEVDRIAGLELGADDYVIKPFSLGELLARVRAILRRTDRQPTGVERELLTAANLKVDTGSRRVFRDNNEITLAQKEFDLLVCLMRNRGMALSRDLLLERVWGYDFPGDSRTVDVHVRWLREKVEVDPSNPIYIQTVRGIGYRFNDQLSRSERKN
- a CDS encoding STAS domain-containing protein, coding for MSDVQAVIRREEWDDVVLLHILTNSVDAVSAATIEHACTQMKPITVLDFADVAFINSAGISVLLKFVVAARKNGYKVFCLHVSPHHQKIFKMVEMTRFMPVIEEQDLAAYTNTQQSSISNS